The following coding sequences lie in one Apium graveolens cultivar Ventura chromosome 3, ASM990537v1, whole genome shotgun sequence genomic window:
- the LOC141714836 gene encoding uncharacterized protein LOC141714836 encodes MFHQENDDTGGEHLDSEVPLDFSDDDHETNSSTYEYDDMSSNVHVYHIRGLDSEAFRLGVGAENMIRGDVEMYVGMRERSETEVEGMEEIDGWGSIEESHGGHASVLGGRNIDLWIPDLVETVSALYLQQQWEDRNIQGWRHDGVDDGYYIGEYDMVIDDYLLESGAYGTPAALSAVEDLASWVITQENDHVKCTVCLEEFKVGDMTKVLPCSHYYHEGCIIHWLEMHNTCPVCRFQLPIDDPEYEGEGNEVVAPHE; translated from the exons ATGTTTCACCAAGAAAATGATGATACAGGTGGAGAGCACTTAGATTCAGAGGTACCATTGGATTTTAGTGATGATGATCATGAAACTAATTCGTCAACATATGAGTATGATGATATGAGTTCAAATGTTCATGTTTATCATATTCGTGGGTTGGATAGTGAGGCTTTCAGATTGGGTGTAGGGGCGGAGAATATGATTCGGGGTGATGTTGAGATGTATGTTGGAATGAGAGAAAGAAGCGAAACAGAAGTTGAGGGTATGGAAGAAATAGATGGATGGGGGAGCATAGAAGAAAGTCATG GAGGTCATGCATCGGTGCTAGGAGGGAGAAATATCGATTTATGGATTCCGGATTTGGTTGAGACTGTATCTGCTTTGTATTTGCAACAACAGTGGGAAGATAGAAATATTCAAGGATGGAGACATGATGGTGTTGATGATGGTTACTATATTGGAGAGTATGATATGGTGATTGATGACTATCTACTGGAGAGTGGGGCATACGGAACTCCGGCTGCTCTATCTGCTGTTGAGGATCTTGCTTCATGGGTCATTACCCAGGAAAATGATCATGTGAAATGTACTGTGTGTCTCGAAGAGTTTAAGGTAGGAGATATGACAAAGGTGTTACCTTGCTCCCACTACTAtcatgaaggttgtattataCATTGGTTAGAGATGCATAATACATGTCCGGTCTGTCGATTTCAATTGCCCATAGATGACCCCGAGTATGAAGGTGAAGGAAACGAGGTAGTTGCTCCTCATGAATAG